A single genomic interval of Croceibacter atlanticus HTCC2559 harbors:
- a CDS encoding DUF4301 family protein: MDFTAQQLKQIENHGLTLKQVENQLQTFMEGIPFINLTDCATIENGILQISDDKKQTYIKLYNSKLDDIEVIKFVPASGAATRMFKSLYRFLDTYNPSKESINAFINKTKDNTLKLFFVGLEKFPFYEAILQQLKKTCPNYNSLSDDDKKVCIVECLLGETGLNYGNLPKGLVPFHKYKEHTASAFAEHLFEASKYAAPNKKAHLHFTISNNHYNKFKSEYDRIKDIVSNKTDTTFITTESYQKKSTDTVAVNLDNTPFIDDDGNLVFRPGGHGALIENLNEQDADIIFIKNIDNVVTYQYEEDVANYKKMLGGLLLEQRQTSFKFLEMLDENANPTEEFIHEIVYFLQDNFNNILSEDFEKFSLKYQIEYLREQLDKPIRVCGMVKNEGEPGGGPFWVKHESGKISLQIVESVQINKEDPRQLSCLNDATHFNPVDIVCSVRNYKGEKFDLLKYVDYKAGFINQKTINGQDIKALERPGLWNGSMAHWNTIFVEVPLSTFNPVKTVVDLLKESHQISN, translated from the coding sequence TTGGATTTTACAGCACAGCAACTTAAGCAAATAGAAAATCACGGTTTAACGTTAAAACAGGTTGAGAACCAGTTGCAAACCTTCATGGAAGGTATTCCTTTTATAAATTTGACAGACTGTGCTACAATAGAAAACGGAATCCTTCAAATCTCAGACGATAAGAAACAGACGTATATTAAGTTATACAATTCAAAACTAGATGATATTGAAGTCATCAAATTTGTTCCTGCTTCAGGCGCTGCTACAAGAATGTTTAAGTCATTATACCGGTTTTTAGACACCTATAATCCTTCAAAAGAAAGTATTAATGCCTTTATAAATAAAACAAAAGACAATACACTTAAGCTCTTTTTTGTCGGCTTAGAAAAATTTCCATTTTATGAGGCTATACTTCAGCAGCTAAAGAAAACTTGTCCAAATTATAATTCACTTTCTGATGATGATAAAAAAGTGTGCATTGTAGAGTGTTTATTAGGCGAAACTGGACTTAACTACGGAAATCTCCCTAAAGGATTGGTGCCTTTTCATAAATATAAAGAACATACTGCATCTGCTTTTGCAGAACATTTATTTGAGGCCTCTAAGTATGCTGCTCCAAATAAAAAGGCGCATCTTCATTTTACCATATCAAATAACCATTACAATAAGTTTAAATCTGAGTATGATCGTATAAAAGACATAGTCTCTAATAAAACTGACACGACATTTATTACCACAGAGTCTTACCAAAAGAAAAGTACAGACACTGTAGCGGTTAATTTAGATAATACACCATTTATAGATGACGATGGCAATCTGGTATTTAGACCTGGCGGTCATGGTGCATTAATTGAAAATTTAAATGAACAAGATGCAGATATCATATTTATTAAAAATATAGACAATGTAGTCACATATCAATATGAAGAAGATGTGGCCAACTATAAGAAAATGTTAGGTGGTTTGCTTTTAGAGCAAAGACAAACATCGTTCAAGTTTCTTGAGATGTTAGATGAAAACGCGAACCCTACAGAAGAATTTATACACGAGATTGTTTACTTTTTACAAGACAACTTTAATAATATACTGTCCGAAGATTTTGAGAAGTTCTCTTTAAAATATCAAATTGAATATTTGAGGGAACAACTTGATAAACCTATTCGTGTTTGTGGGATGGTTAAAAACGAAGGAGAGCCAGGTGGCGGTCCTTTTTGGGTTAAACATGAAAGCGGTAAAATATCTCTTCAGATTGTAGAATCTGTTCAAATTAACAAAGAAGACCCAAGACAGTTGAGTTGCCTTAATGATGCAACACATTTTAATCCTGTAGATATTGTTTGCAGCGTAAGAAATTATAAAGGAGAAAAATTCGACTTACTTAAATATGTAGATTATAAAGCAGGCTTTATAAATCAAAAGACCATAAATGGCCAAGATATAAAAGCATTAGAACGTCCTGGTTTGTGGAATGGCTCTATGGCACATTGGAATACAATTTTTGTAGAAGTTCCCTTATCTACATTTAACCCTGTAAAAACTGTGGTAGATCTATTAAAAGAATCACACCAAATAAGTAATTAA
- the pnuC gene encoding nicotinamide riboside transporter PnuC, translated as MSPIFEFFFGQYRGYETHIIGLEVAGIVFGLISSICSMRNSVWVYPTGIVSTLIFVYILLKFNLLGDTIINGYYFVMSIYGWYIWTRKVTPTQTTPITKATKNDYTNSLGIFLSTMLFIYIIYYVFEKFEGWVSYIDILTTGLFFVGMWMLAKKKLENWLFLLMGNVISVPLYFYKGLTLSSFLYVIFVIISIFGYLAWKNILNNRLQTA; from the coding sequence ATGAGCCCCATTTTTGAGTTTTTCTTCGGGCAATATCGAGGTTACGAAACACATATTATAGGTCTTGAAGTTGCCGGTATTGTATTCGGTTTAATATCTTCTATTTGCTCTATGCGCAACAGTGTTTGGGTGTATCCTACAGGAATAGTAAGTACTTTAATCTTTGTTTACATCTTATTAAAATTCAATTTACTAGGTGATACCATAATTAATGGTTACTACTTTGTAATGAGTATTTACGGCTGGTATATTTGGACAAGAAAAGTTACACCAACGCAAACAACACCTATAACAAAGGCTACTAAAAATGACTATACGAATAGTTTAGGAATATTTTTAAGTACAATGTTGTTTATATACATAATATATTATGTGTTTGAAAAGTTTGAGGGTTGGGTATCCTATATAGATATACTTACAACAGGATTGTTCTTTGTAGGTATGTGGATGCTTGCCAAAAAGAAACTAGAAAACTGGCTGTTTTTATTAATGGGAAATGTAATTAGTGTGCCGCTCTATTTTTACAAGGGTTTAACATTGAGCAGTTTTCTTTACGTTATATTTGTCATTATCTCAATATTTGGATACTTAGCTTGGAAAAATATTTTAAACAACAGACTTCAGACTGCCTAA
- a CDS encoding AAA family ATPase: MEKYFKQQTSDCLKIVLYGPESSGKTTLVNLLAEHFKTVSVPEFMRIYLQDKWDRTQTVCEKEDLIPIAKGQINTENELSNVANKYLFCDTNLREIKVYSKAYYNEYCPKEILGAVNDHHYHLYLLTYIDTPWEADDLRDKPDERKAMFLKFKDELDANNCNYVILQGNVETRLKTAIEHCEAL; the protein is encoded by the coding sequence TTGGAAAAATATTTTAAACAACAGACTTCAGACTGCCTAAAAATTGTTCTCTACGGTCCTGAATCTTCAGGAAAAACTACTTTAGTAAACCTTTTGGCAGAACATTTTAAAACAGTTTCTGTGCCTGAGTTTATGAGAATATATTTACAAGACAAATGGGATAGGACACAAACAGTTTGTGAAAAGGAAGATTTAATCCCAATTGCAAAAGGGCAAATTAATACGGAGAATGAACTTTCCAACGTTGCAAATAAATATTTGTTTTGTGATACTAATCTTCGTGAGATAAAAGTTTACTCCAAAGCATATTATAACGAATATTGCCCCAAAGAAATCTTAGGTGCTGTTAATGACCACCATTACCACCTATATCTATTAACCTATATTGATACACCTTGGGAAGCAGACGATCTTAGGGATAAACCTGATGAACGTAAAGCTATGTTTTTAAAGTTTAAGGATGAGTTAGATGCAAATAATTGTAATTATGTAATATTACAAGGTAATGTAGAAACTCGTTTAAAAACTGCAATAGAGCATTGCGAGGCACTATAA
- a CDS encoding TonB-dependent receptor, whose protein sequence is MKTLIFTLGCLFITAFTFAQSSVSGTITDSNGGPLPGVNIIEKGTSNGTSTDFDGNYTLTVPNDAVLVISFVGFETQEISVNSQTTINVTLQEGNTLDSVQLVGSRSPKRTATDTPVAIDVIEVSDIVTQAGKIEINELLQYAAPSFNANKQSGSDGADHIDPATLRGLGPDQTLVLVNGKRRHQSSLINIFGTRGRGNTGTDLNTIPAASIKRIEILRDGAAAQYGSDAIAGVINIVLKDNVDEFSGSVSYGAYNTNAKGDFPDGTPNTDGNRLDTDRDGNAIGDDQSLDGGSLKVSGNYGVAIGEEGYANFTTEYVNKNKTLRPGYDFRRGFGEAAIEGFNIFGNLSFPVSDQTEVYAFGGRNYRDTDAYAFTRNGGERVVTEIYPNGFTPRITSIITDNSFAAGVRSELGNDWKVDLSNTYGKNVFHYYIKGTLNASLEENSPTEFDAGGHSLSQNTINLDFSKYYADIANGFNLAIGTEYRTETFTIFAGETGSYATYDTNGQPITDPQTQQQPIDPGTGNPRPGGSQGFPGYSPENVVDRSRSNVSLYVDTELDVTEKFLLAGAVRFENYSDFGSTFNGKLASRYKLTDNINLRGSLSSGFRAPSLAQVYYNLRFTDFQGGTATESLLSANNSPVTRSFGIGELKEETATNASLGFTAKAGDFTATIDGYFVSVKDRIVLTGTFDAPQIDNVNEAQFFVNGVDTETTGVDIILSYRKLLDDSSISATLLGNINSIEIKDVNNGNLDEDTFFGARERAFLLASAPDSKFALNMSYVKNKFNTALGITRYSEITLIDFAETEDVYDAKFTVDLNFGYEITDQVKLSIGSNNLFNEYPDQQNDGETEGGGYWDSVQMGFGGAYYYTRLDFTF, encoded by the coding sequence ATGAAAACACTAATTTTTACACTGGGCTGTTTATTTATAACAGCCTTTACATTTGCTCAAAGTTCTGTGTCGGGAACAATTACAGACTCTAACGGCGGCCCTTTACCAGGTGTCAATATTATTGAAAAAGGCACTTCTAATGGTACATCCACAGATTTTGATGGAAATTACACGCTTACAGTACCAAATGATGCTGTCCTTGTAATAAGCTTTGTAGGCTTTGAAACTCAAGAAATTTCAGTAAACTCACAAACAACAATTAATGTAACACTTCAAGAAGGTAATACCTTAGACTCTGTCCAGCTTGTAGGATCACGTAGCCCTAAAAGAACAGCAACAGATACACCAGTGGCAATCGATGTTATTGAAGTTTCAGACATAGTAACTCAAGCTGGTAAAATTGAAATTAATGAGCTTCTTCAATACGCAGCGCCTTCATTTAATGCCAACAAGCAATCTGGTTCAGACGGTGCAGATCATATAGATCCTGCTACATTAAGAGGTCTTGGCCCAGATCAAACGCTAGTATTAGTAAACGGGAAACGTAGGCACCAATCTTCTTTAATAAACATTTTTGGAACTAGAGGTCGTGGTAATACAGGAACAGATTTAAATACCATTCCAGCAGCTTCAATTAAACGAATAGAAATTTTACGAGATGGTGCAGCAGCACAATACGGGTCAGATGCAATTGCAGGTGTTATAAACATTGTATTAAAAGATAATGTAGATGAATTTTCTGGAAGTGTAAGCTATGGTGCATATAACACAAATGCAAAAGGAGATTTTCCAGACGGCACTCCAAACACAGACGGCAATAGGCTAGATACAGATAGAGATGGAAATGCTATTGGAGACGATCAAAGCTTAGATGGTGGTTCTCTAAAAGTGTCAGGTAATTATGGTGTTGCAATTGGAGAGGAAGGTTATGCAAACTTTACAACAGAATATGTAAATAAAAATAAGACCCTACGACCAGGTTATGACTTTAGAAGAGGTTTTGGTGAAGCTGCGATTGAAGGATTTAATATATTCGGAAACTTGAGTTTCCCAGTGTCAGACCAAACCGAAGTTTATGCCTTTGGTGGTCGAAATTATAGAGATACAGATGCCTATGCATTTACAAGAAATGGAGGAGAACGTGTTGTTACAGAAATATATCCAAATGGTTTTACGCCAAGAATAACATCTATAATTACAGATAATTCTTTTGCAGCAGGTGTACGATCTGAGTTAGGAAACGATTGGAAAGTAGATTTAAGTAATACTTACGGAAAAAATGTCTTTCATTATTACATAAAAGGAACCCTAAATGCATCTTTAGAAGAAAACTCTCCTACAGAGTTTGATGCTGGTGGTCATTCTTTATCACAAAACACAATAAACTTAGACTTTTCAAAATATTACGCAGACATAGCTAATGGTTTTAACTTAGCAATTGGTACAGAGTACAGAACAGAAACATTTACAATTTTTGCTGGAGAAACAGGTTCTTATGCAACCTACGACACCAATGGGCAACCCATAACAGATCCTCAAACACAACAACAACCTATAGATCCAGGAACTGGTAACCCAAGACCTGGTGGCTCACAAGGTTTTCCAGGCTATAGCCCGGAAAACGTAGTAGATAGAAGTAGGTCTAACGTTTCTCTGTATGTTGATACAGAATTAGACGTTACAGAAAAGTTTCTTTTAGCCGGCGCAGTTAGATTTGAAAACTACAGTGATTTCGGAAGCACATTTAATGGTAAATTGGCTTCAAGATATAAGCTTACAGATAATATAAATTTAAGAGGATCTTTAAGCTCAGGCTTTAGGGCGCCATCTTTAGCACAAGTATATTACAACTTGCGCTTTACAGATTTTCAAGGTGGAACCGCAACAGAGTCACTACTATCTGCAAATAATAGTCCTGTAACCAGATCATTTGGTATTGGAGAGTTAAAAGAAGAAACAGCTACAAATGCATCTTTAGGGTTTACAGCTAAAGCTGGAGATTTTACAGCTACTATAGATGGTTATTTTGTGAGTGTTAAAGACCGTATAGTACTAACTGGTACTTTTGATGCTCCACAAATAGACAACGTTAATGAAGCTCAGTTTTTTGTAAATGGCGTAGATACAGAAACTACAGGTGTAGATATTATACTTTCTTACAGGAAACTTTTAGATGACAGCTCAATTTCTGCCACTTTACTAGGTAATATAAACAGTATTGAAATTAAGGATGTAAATAATGGCAACTTAGATGAAGATACATTTTTCGGTGCGAGAGAGCGAGCATTCTTATTAGCTTCTGCACCAGATAGCAAGTTTGCTTTAAACATGTCTTATGTAAAAAATAAGTTTAATACAGCATTAGGGATTACAAGATATTCAGAAATAACTTTAATCGATTTTGCAGAAACAGAAGATGTATATGATGCAAAATTTACTGTTGACTTAAACTTTGGGTATGAAATTACAGACCAAGTTAAGCTTAGTATAGGTAGTAATAACTTATTTAATGAATATCCAGACCAGCAAAATGATGGCGAAACCGAAGGTGGTGGTTATTGGGATTCAGTTCAAATGGGATTTGGCGGTGCATACTACTATACACGTCTAGATTTCACATTCTAA
- the arfB gene encoding alternative ribosome rescue aminoacyl-tRNA hydrolase ArfB, whose protein sequence is MNTSQLIEEVEFNTTTSSGPGGQHANKTETAVELRWNINSSQAISEKERFILLEKLSSRLTKDNVLIIVAQDSRSQHKNKDIVIKRFLELIKKNAKQKPPRKKTRPSKMAKLKRLNSKKKTSEKKANRQKPRLDY, encoded by the coding sequence ATGAATACCTCTCAACTTATAGAAGAGGTAGAGTTTAACACTACCACAAGTTCTGGACCTGGCGGCCAACACGCTAATAAAACAGAAACAGCAGTTGAGCTTAGGTGGAATATTAACTCATCTCAAGCAATTTCAGAAAAAGAACGTTTTATATTGTTAGAAAAGCTTTCCTCAAGGCTAACTAAAGATAACGTCCTTATTATTGTGGCTCAAGACTCAAGAAGTCAACACAAAAATAAGGATATAGTTATTAAACGTTTTTTAGAGCTTATCAAAAAGAACGCTAAGCAAAAACCTCCTAGAAAAAAGACAAGACCTTCTAAAATGGCCAAACTAAAACGCCTAAATTCAAAGAAAAAAACATCTGAGAAAAAAGCAAATAGACAGAAGCCAAGATTAGATTACTAA
- a CDS encoding thiamine-binding protein — MNISVELTLTPLQDDFEPAIINFIKSLRASGLKVLENPLSTQVYGEYDEVMGILQKEMKIALEAVERGLLYIKIVKSDRHDYEPHF, encoded by the coding sequence ATGAATATTTCAGTCGAGCTAACGCTAACTCCACTACAAGACGATTTTGAACCAGCAATAATAAACTTCATTAAATCCTTAAGAGCTTCAGGGTTAAAAGTATTGGAGAACCCTTTAAGTACGCAAGTATATGGAGAGTATGACGAGGTGATGGGTATTCTTCAAAAAGAAATGAAAATAGCTTTAGAGGCTGTTGAGAGAGGTTTACTTTATATTAAAATCGTAAAATCTGATCGTCACGATTATGAGCCCCATTTTTGA
- the era gene encoding GTPase Era, protein MAHKAGFVNIIGNPNVGKSTLMNAFVGEKLSIITSKAQTTRHRILGIVNGEDFQIVLSDTPGIIKPAYQLQENMMDFVKSAFEDADVLIYMVEIGEQSLKDEAFFKKITNAEIPVLLLLNKIDTSDQHQLEEQMQYWKEKVPTAEIYPISALEGFNVSEVLNRIIEVMPESPAFYPKDQLTDKPERFFVNEIIREKILMHYKKEIPYSVEVDTEEFFEEEEIIKMRSIIMVERDSQKGIIIGHKGSALKRVGVEARKDLEKFFGKQVHIELYVKVNKNWRSNDNQLRRFGYLNK, encoded by the coding sequence ATGGCTCATAAAGCAGGATTTGTAAATATAATTGGAAACCCAAATGTGGGTAAAAGCACATTAATGAATGCCTTTGTAGGAGAAAAGCTAAGCATCATAACAAGCAAAGCTCAGACCACAAGACATCGTATCTTGGGAATTGTAAATGGAGAAGATTTTCAAATTGTGTTAAGTGATACGCCAGGAATTATAAAACCAGCATATCAACTTCAAGAAAATATGATGGATTTTGTAAAGTCTGCTTTTGAAGATGCAGATGTACTTATCTATATGGTGGAGATTGGAGAGCAAAGTCTTAAAGATGAAGCCTTTTTCAAGAAAATTACAAATGCAGAAATTCCTGTATTATTATTACTTAATAAAATTGATACTTCAGACCAGCATCAATTAGAAGAACAAATGCAGTATTGGAAAGAAAAAGTGCCAACTGCAGAAATTTACCCAATTTCAGCTTTAGAAGGTTTTAATGTTTCTGAAGTATTAAATAGAATTATTGAAGTAATGCCAGAGTCTCCGGCATTTTACCCTAAAGATCAATTAACAGATAAGCCAGAACGCTTTTTTGTAAATGAAATTATTAGAGAAAAAATTCTAATGCATTACAAAAAAGAGATTCCATATAGTGTAGAGGTAGATACCGAAGAGTTTTTTGAAGAAGAAGAAATCATAAAAATGCGAAGCATTATTATGGTTGAGCGAGATTCTCAAAAAGGAATTATAATAGGTCACAAAGGAAGTGCTTTAAAACGAGTAGGAGTTGAAGCACGAAAAGATTTGGAAAAGTTTTTTGGCAAACAAGTCCATATTGAGTTATATGTAAAAGTGAACAAAAACTGGCGTAGTAACGATAATCAATTACGTAGATTTGGCTATCTAAACAAATAA
- a CDS encoding alpha/beta fold hydrolase produces MKTKTQLLVLILIGVLFASCTALQYRETTEEVYLRHKAINIPTEITTFNSKVIDRNIRVQAVKESNNNINVIFFHGSPSSMAAWRDYLIDTSLVKKANLYAVDRPGYGYSGFGDELTSIKTQAKVMNELINDYNLENVILVGTSYGGPLAARIAVLNTRVKALIMVSPALDPNQEKKIWASRLTQWWLTRWLVPTGYRVAGDEKTTHAKELEKIEDGWETLKIPVVHIHGTEDKVVPFGNINYSKEVFENITVIPISNAGHEIAWQTPELVKPEIEVLITTLIEDIKP; encoded by the coding sequence ATGAAAACCAAAACCCAGTTATTAGTACTAATACTTATAGGAGTCTTATTCGCTTCTTGCACAGCATTACAATATAGAGAAACTACAGAAGAGGTTTACCTTAGGCATAAAGCTATAAACATACCTACAGAAATTACTACATTCAATTCAAAAGTAATAGATAGAAACATTAGGGTACAAGCAGTAAAAGAATCTAACAATAACATTAATGTTATTTTTTTTCACGGTTCACCTAGCTCAATGGCTGCTTGGCGAGATTATTTAATAGACACTTCATTAGTAAAGAAAGCTAACTTATATGCAGTAGATAGGCCAGGTTATGGATATTCTGGTTTTGGAGATGAGCTTACATCTATTAAAACTCAAGCCAAAGTTATGAACGAGTTAATTAATGACTATAACTTAGAGAATGTTATTTTGGTAGGAACATCTTATGGTGGTCCATTAGCAGCAAGGATAGCTGTTTTAAATACACGCGTAAAAGCACTAATTATGGTGTCTCCAGCATTAGACCCAAATCAGGAAAAGAAAATTTGGGCATCTAGGCTAACGCAATGGTGGCTCACGCGTTGGTTGGTGCCAACAGGTTACCGTGTTGCTGGAGATGAAAAGACGACGCACGCTAAAGAATTAGAAAAGATTGAAGATGGTTGGGAAACATTAAAAATTCCCGTAGTTCATATTCACGGAACAGAAGATAAAGTAGTGCCATTTGGAAATATAAATTACTCTAAAGAAGTTTTCGAAAATATAACTGTAATTCCAATTTCAAATGCAGGACATGAAATTGCCTGGCAAACACCAGAACTCGTAAAGCCCGAAATAGAAGTGCTCATTACAACACTTATAGAAGACATAAAACCTTAG